The Chrysemys picta bellii isolate R12L10 chromosome 5, ASM1138683v2, whole genome shotgun sequence DNA segment AAACTTTTTCAACCTTGTAATGTGTAGCCTCATTACTTCCCAACAATTAATGTTGTAGAACAGCGATAGCACATACTAACGCTATGGCACATACCAAATTTCATTGATATATCTATATTAAAGCATTTTTGAGatattaattacaaatattttgaatatttttaccaCAAAATTTCATAAGAAAAACTAACTTACAATTTATAAATAATTTATATTATGTATATTAAAAATACTTCTTACCTCATTAAAATGGCAAgaaatgttaaaatattaaaatatactttaataataattttgtgtAAAAAGAAAATGCGATCATTTTTGTCCTGAAAATCCAAAATAAATTCGAAGTACTGTAAGTGGCTAAGACAGGAGTCaacaacgttcggcacacggctcgtcagggtaagcaccctggcgggccgggccagttttatttacctgctgacgtggcaggttcggccgatcgcggcccccactggccgcggttcgccgtcccgggccaatggggacagcgagaagccgcggccaccacatcactcgcccgcgccgcttctcgctgcccccattggcccgggatggcgaaccgcggccagtggcggccgcgatcggccgaacctgccgcgtcagcaggtaaataaaactggcccggcccgccagggtgcttaccctggcgagccgtgtgccgaacgttgttGACTCCTGGGCTAAGATATCACAAGCAGgtacattataaaaaaaaatgtactgcTTTTGTTCATTGCTTTTCGAAGATCATAACAAGAAACATTTGGATGCGGTAGCAGCACAAGAAGATTTGGCCATGCCTTCAACTAAAAAATCAAATCAGCCCCCCATGATTGATAGCTGATTTTATGGAAAAGGATCTCAACGACGTCTTTACTTTTGAATTTGAAAAGCCCGAATTCGGGCTTTTgggaaaaacaaagaagaaatCGGCAACATGGAAAAGAAAGTGAATGGTGAGCTCAAACCAAGTAGCTTCAAGACAAGTGAAGCAAGTGCTGTGAAAAGTTTCAACCTTTGGCGGCATGTGAAACATAACCACCCTGAAAGCTATGCGGCTCTGGTTATAAAAAAAGGACCAGGAAGATGAGGCAAAACAGAAAGCTGATGTGGCTAAATGACGTTCATctggctctttgaaaactcctggagaAAAGATTTTTTGCAGAGTTTCATCTAAAAAGAAACCCAAAATTGAGCAAACAAAACTTGACTCATATTTGAAGTCCTCAAAGGTTACAGTCACCATGGATGCCAATATTTTCCGTGAAGGGCTGATGGAAATGGTTTACTTGAGTTCAACACCGCTCACTGCCTTCAGGCTAAAGAACAAAGGATTCCAAAAAATTGCAGGTGAAATGGGTCGGCAGCATGGCGTTTCGACGGGGCATGATGCGGTTCGTCATTTAGTTGTCAGCACAGCTGCATCTGGTCGCAAAGAGCTCAAGACAGCTTTGGAGCAAAAATTGTGCTACCTGAAAATGGATGTGGCAACCCATGGAAACAGAAATTTCCTTGCAATCAATGCTCAGTACTGCGAAGAAGGAAAAGATAAAGCTGTGGTAAAAACCTTGGACATAATCGACACTGAAGGGCGTCACAATTCTTCGTACGTGAAAAGTCAAGTAAAAAATTGGGATCAGTGAAATgcaagtgctgagcatctgcgtTGACAATGCAGCAAACGTGGTGCGCCGTCAAAAATTTCAGCGAGGACAACGAAACCGTTTCTACCTCTGAGAACAGGGATGTGGACAGGACTGAAGCTATTTTGCCTGATGAAGGAACTAAACTCAACATGAATGCTGCTGCGCAATGGGTTAATGACCCTAGCCTCATTCGTCTCATGAAGCCATGTTGGAAGTCTCAAAAGTCCAACTGATGAGGTGTGGTATTCACACTCTTCCGTTGGCAATCTGGGATGGACTGAACAAAGAACATCCGAAGAAATTTCTGGCACAAATTCAACAAGTCGTTGTCAAACTACAAACCCCAAGTATTCAAAGTGTTCTGCTTGATCTACATGGGGTAACTCAATCATTGGATACTGTGACTCGCTGGGGTTCAACATTTGCGATGATTGATCGGCTTCTCATTTTTCAATCTTACTGTGAACAAGTGGCTGCTGCTGGAACAAGAGAACTCAAGTTAACAAAAGCTGAATGGGACGAAGTGAAGAACCTGCGAGATCTCTTGGCAAAACCAAACCAGACAACTGTGAATCTTCAAGCTGCCAATGTAACCCCAGGAGTTTTAATGAAGGAATggcaaaaaatgtcaaaattcttGCAAGAAAATGGTGGACAAATTGCAGAAGGAATTCTATCCTCCATGCAGAAACACGAAGAGAAGCTTTTTGACAATATTCATTTCCTTGCTGGAGTTTATGTTGACCCATGATATTGAATTCTTCTTACTTCAAGGGAAATACCAAAGGCAAAGGAAGGGCTCCTTGATATTGCTCGACGACTCGAAAAACAAAATCTATTGCTACATTTGAACTCGGCGAAAGAAGTTGAAGAAAACGAAACACAACAAAAGGAGTTATCAACAATTGAATTTGTGGCTTCGGAAAGTTCGCGTCCTTCAGAAATAGGCTGTTCTCAAATTTCTGTCTCCACTCTGAACTTATTTGAGCGTCCATCCCTAAGACGTCTTCAACCATCATGGAGAAAGGGAGATAATTCAAGCATCAATTCTTCAGAAGATGATGACTTCGAAAAGGAATTGGATAAACAAGAAAGACGCCGGCGAGTTTCTGCGATTCATAATTGTAATGAAGCATTATTTGAGAGAAACTTTCGGGAAGATTGTGAGGCGATGGAGCCTATTGGTAGGCTAAAAATTAAGTCTGTTTTTGAGGCCATTCACAGCTACCCACACTGCACTCAGGCTGCCTGTAGAATTGCTTCGAGCATGCCAACAACTCAAGCTAGTGTAAAGCGACTGTTTTCAGctttaaagttaattttaaatgatttgaGGCAGGCTATGAATGACGACTTGATTGCTGCAATATTTTTTTACAGAATGAATTATGAATGATTCTAGTTTGTATAATTGTTgatgacatttaaattgttttaaaagtctgaataaaaatcttttttcaaaatgacagtatgcacttttttatttaattaaaaattaatttgagtCAGAGCGCGGAGTGGAGtcagagcagagctggagcagtcactATTGGTGCTGGagcggagcaattcaaaaatttgattgctccaaatccctggtGTAGTTCATAGACCCAATCCTGTTCTCACTGAAGTTTAACCCATTGCAATAATGGGACCAGGCTAGGGTCCTATATTTGATATTGTGCCTAATGCCTGCAACGTTGTTCAAATCCTGGAGTGATAGGATTTGAAAAACTAAATCCAAAAAGGGATACAGTGTGGCTGGAAGTTAAGACACCATCTGTGGGCTCATGAGCACCCTTGTATATGCAAGTGTAGCAGGGTGAACATcggctccagccctgaaggggttggaaaagccctgcagaggcctggggctgtgtaaaggggcaaaaccctggctgattggggaagtggctgcagctggggccatgccccaaactgagccactcagccttataagaaggccagggtagccagtgctgaggagtctccctctgacaggaaAGAGACaggtctggctgcagggagctcacccagggacctagagtgaggcagggatggggaaaggccttgggggctgggaagccctaggccagcaactccccaggctgcagggcctggtcctaggcccaaaTAGGTATttgggttgcagaggggcaacctgagggtgggtaaaggcagccagtccaaaccccttgttgcctgtgatgattgcctgatagactgcagtctgccccagggcgcgggggctagatggtgactggcagtagccacgacTGAGGCGAGattgggatagggggtgggggttcccctgggtggggagacccagagagacagtggggtactgccaggggggcagcacccaagacaagggcactggggtccgggagggacacggggccaacGACAGGcgggacacctggcctgcagagggcgctccggatgctggtgagctaattcccaagacaaccagtatgaggcgccgcaggggtgagtccacacttGATTACAGCAAGTATCTAATGCTTTTTGAGCCATCTGGCTCACTTCTAAAAATAACATGATGAAGCACTACCCACATACTGCATTATGTACCTTAGGAAGAGACTGTATCATGTGCACACACTTCTGTCTGCAaaccaatacattttaaaatcgcAACCCTTATGTTTTTTAGGTGCCTCTTTTCCTAGTTTTAGTGTCAGGAGAAATATTACATACAGTAATTTTATTTATCTATAATTACAATTTCTTGGTAGGTACTAAGTTATCTCCTTTCTAGTGCTAATGTTGCTTTATCTTTATATAcagatgtgtgagagagagcacaCGCACGTGTCAACAGCCAAACTAAGAAGTTTGCTGTATTGCACGTTAACTCATTTAACAGCTTTCGTTGATCTGCTACTGACAAACTCTACTGAGTATAGTACTTAAAATTGTACATATATATTATGTTAGTGAAGAAATATATGTACAATTTTAGATACTATATTCAGTAGTATTTGTTAGTAGTAGATCAATAAAAGAGCTGTTAATGTGAGCACATGAATATGCGGTTATGGAgagatcccatctcctagaactggaagggaccttgaaaggtcatcgagtccagccccctgccttcactagcaggaccaagtactgattttgccccagatccctaagtggccccctcaagggttgaactcacaaccctgggtttattaggccaatgctcaaaccactgacctatccctccccccttatctGGTTGTTAAAACTATTTAAAGTTAAATGTACATACCAAGTTTCCAGAACCTCTCTCTGCACATACATCCTGGAGAAAGAATGGTGTGTTCCTTAATAAAAGTTTCTGGATTTGGCCTGATAGCAAAGAAGAGTACTGTTTCTTTCATATATTTTAATCTTGCTATAGctaacaatttttattttattttttatttatttttttaaaaggtacatgCTACTTGCCCAGTGTTTTGGCTGTGCAGTGATTGAGGATGCCTGGCACTATTTCCTGCATAGACTCTTGCATCACAAGAGAATATACAAGTACATCCATAAAGTTCATCATGAGTTTGTAGTACGTACTACTTTAATGATTTCAACCTTATGTGTTTATTGTAAGCCTCCTGGCTATATTAAAAACTGTATTAATACAGCATATTTAAATAGATCTTGCGTCACCtaacttgttttttcttttatcaatTAAACACAGTTACAAATACTGGGGTAAACCACTGCTAGGTGGTTTCCATAACTATTAAATTAACCCAAATATCATAGATATAATGGAACGTGTCTTGTAACAactctttctcttctctccctttcaCTCAAATGGCAGCCGCATTCTAATACCTGCCTTATATCATCTGACTGCCAGGATGGTGACTGTCTACTATGATCGTAGTGAAATTTATAGCAGGTTAAAAATCTTCTAACAAATGTGATTGTCAAACTGACAGTGTGCCATTGAGTACAACAAATGAATAATCGAGTAATTTTATAATTACTATGCCATAATCTTTATTGTACTCTAAGATTATTATAAACTTTCAGCTAAGATTTCTATAGCTGCAAGGTTTGGGCAATTAACATTCTAAATATAGTCACTTTAATTGTTTGTCTGGTAAAGGCCTAAAAAGCCCTTTATTATAAATAGCAgtagggcagcaaaaaaccctATTCACTCTTAaggattgattaaaaaaaaaaaaatcattccaaaaGTAGTCTTAAAAAATTCAAGTTGACAGTGTTCttcttttaaaactgtttttagtGTTGTATTTCCTGAACTTAGATGTGGTGAATTAGTATATTTTATAGTCTTAAGTCATTTTGTAAGGATGTTTCAGGACTACCAACCAGGTCCACAGGTTACCTTATGAACCTAGCAAACAGACAACCACTGCTTGGTGTAGCAGACAATAGCCACTTGTGAACTCCAGGTTTAAATCCAAGGAACAGGTTTATTTCAGCATCGGTACAGAATGCCACACCCAGTGATTAGATAGGGATGATAGCCAATGAATTGGCTGCATCTACACAAACACAAGGCTGTACATAAACAAGGCAAACGCTTAAGTCTCAGTGCATTTTTGTGTACCCAGGATGGCATCCTACCTTTATCAACACACTATTCTGATTTGTTATATAATAATTTATGACCAAATATGAAATTCTGCATTACACAATAGATTATATAACCTTTATCTACTTATTAGCTATAACAAagctattaatattattatttgagAGGGACTTTGGAGACTTTCCTTTTTTATCCTTATTATATCTGGCAGGTCTACTGTACCCAAACATGGGCCAGTCCAAAAACTGAACAGGATATCTAGTAAGCCAAAAAGGCTCTGTTTGCACTTCTTATTTCCAAAAGGTTATTCAGAGGTCTTATTAACTGCACTAGGCCAACAATTCTACTGCGTATATGCTACTATCTAATATGTAATGAATATGATCCATTAAATACTCTTAGGCCTTTACCATCTTACCTGTGGTAAGAGAACCTAATCACTGTTTCACTTCCTTACTTTAGACCTCGTTGGTCCCTAAGGGACAAAAAGGGGTCCCACACTCTTCATTTGAGAACTGCTTTGATTTTACTTTATTGATTCTGGTTGGCAGTCAAATTACTGTTTTGATCTAGCAATACATTATGAATAATGTTATTAATATTACAAGATACAAATTTTTATAAATTCATGTATGTGTTCCTGTGTTGTGGAAggtatttaaaaatgttaaggcTTTTACAAAAACTTGCTGTAATTGCCCAAATGAGATCATTTTTATTTACTACAAATTTCTGGTTCAGGGAAGTTGATAATGGACAGGGAAATACGTGTCCTACCATTTGCAACTAATATATAGAAATGAcaagttttcttttatttatttgcaagGTTGTCATCACCATAGTACTGTAGTGACTCAAAATCATCAGTGGTTTTTGTCCTTCCCACTGAGGTAGGGGAACACtcctgggaaactgaagcacttgATCATGTGCccccttgggcaaatcacttataGCCAGTGGATGAACCAGGGATTGAACCCTGGTCTCTTGAGTGCCCTGTCTGCAAGACCATCCTAGTTACAGTTACCTCTATTCTAAACTGGTCTGACTCTTGAGTGTGTTGGCATACTACTGTCTGTatatgtttgtggtttttttactgtgtgtatatttttgttttgtttttcccctctcaGTCTCCTTTTGGGATGCAAGCAGAGTATGCACATCCACTGGAAACGCTTATCCTTGGAACTGGTTTTTTCATCGGCATTATTGTTTTCTGTAACCATATGATTCTTCTGTGGGCCTGGGTAATATGTCGCTTAATGGAAACCATTGATGTACACAGGTAAAATCCTCTCATTCCATGTTAGTGATTTTTCCATACTTGGCTCTTCCACCTATCtttttgcttgtgtgtgtgtgtgtgtacaaatagAAGTCCACAGATAGTGTAGGCCTGCCAGAGAAGGATTGTGGTGCTTCTTTCATTTCAGTATTGTAGTCGGCCATTTATCTTtttcaaaataataatttttctgttttggcaatgttaatagcaaaactccttGGGTGGGAGGATAGGGCACTCACTAAAACTACTTCATAAAGCATCAACTAGAAACACAGCTTGTGAGATTCTTGGCAGGATTATACATTTTGCGATCTCTGTTTTTAGGAAAGGTAAATCTCAGACACCAGTGAAGCTCTTACACGTCACTTGGATGAACTTAGAGCCTGAGAGAGAATATCAGatatttagtatcagaggggtagccgtgttagtctgaatctgtaaaaagcaacagagggtcctgtggcacctttgagactaacagaagtattgggagcataagctttcgtgggtaagaacctcacttcttcagatgcaagcttgcttctgaagaagtgaggttcttacccacaaaacttatgctcccaatacttctgttagtctcaaaggtgccacaggaccctctgtatcaGATATTTAGTACACAAATTACCTAATGTTTGCTAACATGGAATAAGTGGGGTTTTATTTTACTAAAATGGAGGGGGACCTCAAGGTAGTATATCTTAAACTTCTCTGTCAATAGGCTTGCCTGTGCAGGAAGGCTTGTCTTGGAGAACCAATGCTTTCTTAACCTAAGCGGCCCCAGTTTGGCTCCCAAGAAAAATTGCATGTAGGTGGTGTTCAATAATGACAGTCTACGTTTTTCTAAAACTTCTGTGGGGCTCGGAGGGCAATCTTTACATTGAGATTAGGTTAATTAAAAACAAGTAGTTATAACATACTTATAGGCAAGAAACTAAAAGATCAAgaatattataaaatattataGGTTAGAACAGTGACTCATTCTTCAGGTGGTCAAATAGCTTCATTGTATCAATTTTAACATTTTCTGTGATTTTACTTTACTTCCATTTGAGGAAGCTGTTGTTATATGCTTTATGAACTGAGGAATGCAACACTACAAcagtgtaaataaaataaaaatggctaaAACTAAATCGAAGTAGTGCATTTCAATGTGAACAGCAGATAGAAACCACAACTGTCAGTGGATATTTTTCCCCAAAGTGGTCACACTAACAGGGGTGGGATGACAGGAATATTGTAACAAAATGAAATCTAGACACTATCTTGCCACTAGGTGGTGTAAGATGCTTTCTAGTACCAACAAAATATGAACATGTTGAAATCCTTTAATgtcatttcccattctgcagTACTTCTTAAAGGTTGAGATTTTTAGCTAAATGTAATATGTGTTTCTCAATCTGGTACTGTACATTCTGGCTCAGATGCCACACAAAAGACTTTCTTCTATATTCATCATTGTACTGATGTTTTGGGTGTTTTGGCTTTCATTTTTCAgtctgcctttttaaaattaagcttTGATTTGGAAATGGAGTAGACAGATAATGGCATCCGACAAAACAGCGTCTTAAGCATTCCAAGTCCATAGGTATTCTACAATTTCTAGTTTTAGAGCTATGGCCCTAATAGATGGGTTTCTCTCTGTCTTGCAGTGGAATAAATTTCTTCATGCAACTACTTCAGAGAGTTTTTAACTGTAGTTGATagtcaatattttaattttagcaGCCTACTGAAAACCAAGAAGTAATCAGTGGTGCCTGGCATTGTTggtttctaaacaaaatgttaaaaaCTTTATagttcagtattttaattttgtttgtttttttttctctctagtgGCTACGATATTCCTCTGAACCCCCTGCATCTAGTGCCCTTCTATGCTGGGGCTCGTTTCCATGATTTCCATCATATGAACTTTATTGGCAACTATGCTTCAACGTTCACATGGTGGGATAGAATCTTTGGTACAGATTATCAGTATGTTTCATACCAAGAGAAAGAGAAGAATCAAGAACTGTTAACAGAAAAGAAGTCCAACTAAATTTTCTATTTAACCTCCTACAGACAAACTTCTTCCATCTTTCTTTTGGGCTCAAACTGGTAATTAACACCTGATCACAAATTAAAGCAATATTTACTTTTCTTAAAAGCAAAAGTTAAGCATATACCTTGTCCCTTGGCTACTAAGTGGTAGGGATAATCCTTACTGCAATGTAATTATCTACCTAATGGGAATGCAACTCTAAAGTAGATATGCAGTActtaaagattaatttaaaaattacatagGTGGCTTGAAAGTTTTTGTCTGTTGCaagaattttattaattttttttaaagtatctatAATGCTGCCCTATTTGGATTCAGGTAGAATTATGTACATTATAATACACTGAAATTGGACTtcgtttatatatatatatacttaaatttgtaatacaaatacagCAGCCCCATTAAAACTGGTACTGGCACTATATTTAAACCTTGAGCAAATGGGCAGAATTTGCTTTAAAAACCAAAATACCATCAGTTGATAAGGAACTTGGACCAGCCATTTGCACACTGAATAATGCAAACTATTAATTCCAGAAGAGCTGGCTATATGTTCAGTAACATTCCTGATGTGGGTGTAGTACATTTTACATAGGGTTAGAAAagggtggttttgtttttccttgagaagccccttttttttttttttttttttttttttttgctgctcttTAAGTTACTTTGTCAGTGTTCTTAGTATTTACATTACATTTCCTTCAGTGTGTTGTAATTTGCTAAACTGACTTGTTCCTAGATTTGCACTAGTGGATTACAAAATACAATAAATATGTTGATTTGACATAGTGTGTATGTCGTGTATTTTCcgtatttttaatgtaaaacaaaTAAGGAATTGCCCTAGATTGCcattcacttttaaaatatatgagCAGAGTTCATTCTAAAATTAATTAACTCAAGCAGTATAGGGTAACAATTCTACAATACATCTGAATAACTATCTACACTAGAATAACTGGGGAACTTGGGACTTGTACAATATTATTGTCCCCCAACATAgttaaaacacactttttttttttaatcttgtggtGTATACGGACCTAACTTTTTCCCAAGCAAGGCTACAGCTTTGGCAAATTAAGGCTGCAGCTTAGTTCAGGGACAGAACATGGTCAGgtctacaatagaacctcagagttcagaacaccagagttacaaactgaccagtcagccagacacctcatttggaactggaagtacagaATCAGGCAGCAACAAagacaaaaaagcaaataaataacagtacagtgttaaacataaactactaaatacagctctgaaactttccctttcttttttttgtcaattttcagttgtaaacttttgagtGAACAACCATAAAGTTTTGTTcaattacgaacatttcagaattccaaacaacctccattcctgacgTGTTTGTaatgctgaggttctactgtaccttaTGCAGTATTCAGAACCAATATTTTTTCAATGGTGGTGGTTATATCAATCTAAATATTTAGATATGCCACCCCAATGCTCTCCCACAAGTGAAGAGAACCATGGAACTAGCCTTTTAAGAATTAAATGCAAACATCTTTGACATAGattttcctctttttattttttcccacacaaacaaaacaatcaaAATCTTTATAAACTAATTAAAATAATCTACAGGCCAGGCAGGGAGAGACAAACAGCTTGATTTCTATTTTTAAGTATTTGGAAGATTCTCTGATGCTATAAGTGGCAAGGGCATATAAATCCATAGTGTAACTGTTGTACCCCAGAAGAAATGCTTCCAACTCCTTTGTCCACCCACCCCTtagcattttttcccctccaaaaaaaaacccacctgtcTATAAATTTAGCTGACCGTGCACAAGGTTCTCAGTAAAGGGACATGTCTTAGAAATACCTCTCAAAAGACTTGTTTCCAGGCTCTTAAGATTTTTGCTGTACACTTTTTCTCTCTGCCCAACACCCAACTGTGCTTATGGATTGAAGGCATGTCTACACAAGCACTTtctgcacagcaagctggggtgtaaatctataaTACTCCAGCTTGTCGCATGCCAGCTATCTGTCTGGATCCTGCtgatgcacactaaaagttcttgTGTgcattgagctactgctgtcatcCTTCATAGTGGGGTTTGTGCCCTTGTGGAGTTGAGGATGTGTAATGTCATATATTGTACACCATGAGAAACCATTGTGATTTTAGggaccacctctctctctctctctctctctcaaaacaaacaaaagaacacCCCACCACACCCTGTCTCTAGAACCACCTCTGGAGATGAGCTCCTGGGCACACAGTCAGACCTAACAAAATAGCCTTTATTATCTaagagctggttaaaagacaaggaGCAAGGCTTgaataacaaacaaaaaagcctagACCCTGGGATAGGCATTTTAAATTAGAAGTAAAAATGAGCGGGTTACCCCACAGGGTAGATTCAGAGatctaaaaatggcagtgtaggaTGACTAGAAGAGCTCTTTCTCTAgccaactcctctgcctcatGAAACTCAGCTCCAGCTGGTGAATGAGGGTAAGGTTACCTGAAAATTCTTTTATCCAACTACTTCCTGGTTCTGAAAATCCATTGCTATATTTACAGTGCACCTTTCTGCAGgtttttcagattttaaaatggaCATTGAGGATTTgcattgctttatttttcttcaaaaaggAAAGTTTTTTCTCAAAGGTGAATGTTCTTATATATTCTGGATGTTCAGTTAACTCTCTAGGTGCACTAACACTATTTATTCTTTATAGCACAAAGGGAAATGTTATCTTCACAAATCATTAAGATGAAATTTTTCCTTCACATGTAAAATAATTCATCCCACTGCTGCTCTAGTGAGCAAATCATTTGAAAACACAAATCTGACAGTGATATTTTTAGTGCCTTCACGTTCCCCTATTCAACATCAGTAGCATAATCATCTCTTTTAAATTCAACTTGAAATACACCATCACTTTCAAACTGTGTCCCACTGCACTGAGTTCGCACATCAGATAGATGAGCTTCCTCATAGCATGTGATTACTGATTTCAATACAAAATGTGATGCTTTCTAAAGGGCTGGTGCAGTATAGCAGAGAACAGGCACCATGCAACTGAAATACTATGGAATTCAAACATTTGTTGCTGGTTTCTCCAGCATATCCCTGTGAATAAATACATGGAATTAAGAATAAACTGTgtttgaattaagttaaaccttactgaGCTTACTTACTAAGTTAAACCATGCTTGTCTCCTCTCTGCCAGGAAGCCATCAGAATCTTGACATAGTGCCACTTACATAAGATAACTATGGCGCTCTACCTCCCAGGTGCCAGCAACAACCTGGCAGATTTCCTTAGCAGAGAGCTAATTGCCA contains these protein-coding regions:
- the MSMO1 gene encoding methylsterol monooxygenase 1; this translates as MAVNESVDILNSAYLAVEYIDSFLPDNPLQQPFKNAWNYMLDNYTKFQIATWGSLIVHELSYFLLCLPGFIFQFIPYMQKYKIQQDKPETWEKQWKCLKTLLFNHFCIQLPLICGTYYFTEYFSIPYDWERMPRWYMLLAQCFGCAVIEDAWHYFLHRLLHHKRIYKYIHKVHHEFVSPFGMQAEYAHPLETLILGTGFFIGIIVFCNHMILLWAWVICRLMETIDVHSGYDIPLNPLHLVPFYAGARFHDFHHMNFIGNYASTFTWWDRIFGTDYQYVSYQEKEKNQELLTEKKSN